CATGCCGACGAAGTCGTTCTCCGCCCGCTGCGAGAGGCGCGCCAGCTCGTCCGGGGGCAGGCCGAGGCCGTTCAGATCGCTGAGCGCGAGCGCCGTCGCCACCTCGATGGCCGCGGAGGAGGAGAGGCCGGCGCCGGTGGGCACGTCCGAGTCGAAGAGGATGTCCGCGCCGCCGATGCCGTGCCCCGCCTCGCGCAGCGCCCAGGCGACGCCGGCCGGGTAGGCCGCCCAGCCGGGAACATCGCCCGGCGCGAGCCCGTCGAGCGCCACCTCGACGGTGCCGCCCTCCACGCCGAGCGAGTGCAGGCGCAGGCGGCCGTCCGCGCGCCCGGCCGCCGTCGCGCGGACGGTGTGCGGCAGCGCGAAGGGCATCACGTAGCCCTCGTTGTAGTCGGTGTGCTCACCGATCAGGTTGACGCGTCCCGGGGCGGCCCACAGGCCCTCGGGGTCGCGGCCGAACAGCTCGTCGAACGTGGTCACGCGCTCTCTCCTCGGTCCTGCTCCCGGTCCTGCTCCGCGGCCCCGCGCCGGGCGAAGTCCCACGCGTCCGCGACGATGGCGGCCAGGTCGGTCCTGGTGGGGCGCCAGCCGAGGCGTTCGCGCGCGCGGTCGGCCGAGGCCACGAGCACCGCGGGGTCGCCCGCGCGGCGCGGCGCCGGGGTCTCGGGCACCGGGTGCCCGGTCACCCGGCGCACGGTCTCGACGACCTCGCGGACGGAGAAGCCGTTGCCGTTGCCGAGGTTGCAGATCAGGTGCTCGCCCGGGCGGGCTGCGGCCAGCGCGAGCAGGTGGGCGTCGGCGAGGTCGTCGACGTGGATGTAGTCGCGCACGCACGTGCCGTCCGGCGTGGGGTAGTCGTCGCCGAACACCGAGACCGAGGCGCGGCGGCCCTGCGCGACTTGGAGCACCAGGGGGATCAGGTGGCTCTCGGGGTCGTGGCGCTCGCCCTGGTGGCCGGCGTCGGAGAGGTGGGCGCCCGCGACGTTGAAGTAGCGCAGCGACACGGCGGCGAGGCCGTGGGCGGCGCACTCGCCGGTGATCATGTGGTCGACGGCGAGCTTGGAGGCGCCGTACGGGTTGCCGGGCGCGGTCGGCGCGTCCTCGGTGATGGGCACGCTCTCGGGCTCGCCGTAGACGGCGGCGGTCGAGGAGAAGATCAACGTCCGCACGTCCGCGTCGCGCATGGCGCGCAGCAGGTCGAGCGAGCCGCCGACGTTGTTGCGCCAGTACTTCTCGGGGTCGGCCACGGACTCGCCCACCTGCGAGCAGGCCGCGAAGTGCAGCACGGCGTCGAACGACGGGTCGAGGTGCTTGTCCGCCTCCTGGACCCGGCCCTCGACGAACTCCGCGCCGGCCGGCACGCCGTCGCGGAAGCCGGTGGACAGGTCGTCGAGCACGGTCACGGCGTGCCCGGCGCGCAGCAGGTGGGCGGCCACGACGCCGCCCACGTACCCCGCGCCGCCCGTCACCAGGTACTTGCCCATCAGCTCGCCACCTCTCGGAGCCGGTCGGCCGCGGCCTCCGGCAGAACGTCGTTCACGAAAGCGCCCATGCCCGACTCGGAGCCGGCCAGGTACTTCAGTTTGCCCGGGCTGCGCCTGATGGTGAAAAGCTCCAGGTGCAGCGCGAAGTCCTCCCGGTCCTCGATGCCGAACGGCGCCTGGTGCCAGCCGGATATGTAGGGCGTCGGCGGCGCTTCCGGGCCGAAGACGCGGTCGAAGCGCCGCAGCAACTCCAGGTAGACGCCCGGGAATTCGGCCCGTTCCGCGTCGTCGAGCGCCGTCAGGTCGGGCACCCGGCGCCGCGGGTACAGGTGCACCTCGTAGGGCCAGCGCGCGGCGTGCGGCACGAACGCCGTCCAGTGCGCCGTCTCCAGCACGACGCGCCGGCCGTCGGCGCGTTCGGCGGCGAGCCGTTCGTCGTAGAGGTTCTGCCCGGTGCGGGCCTTGTGCGCGGCGACGGAGCGCAGCGCGCGGCGGGTGTGCGGGGTGACGAACGGGTAGCCGTAGATCTGCCCGTGCGGGTGGGCCAGGGTCACCCCGATCTCGGCGCCGCGGTTCTCGAAGCAGTAGACCTGTTCGACGCCGGGCAGCAGCGACAGTTCGGCGGTGCGGTCGGTCCAGGCCCACAGCACCAGCGCGGCCTGCTGCTCGGTGAGCGAGGCGAACGACGCGTCGTGCTCGGGCGTGAAGCAGACGACCTCGCAGCGGCCGGCCGCGCCGCTGAAGGAGGGGAAGCGGTTCTCGAAGACGGCGACCTCGTAGCTGTCCGCGGGTATCTCGCTCAGCCGCTCGCCCCGCGTGGGGCACAGCGGGCACTGGTCGGCCGGGGGGTGGTAGGTGCGGGTCTGGCGGTGGGCCGCGTAGCCGACGCGCTCGTCGAGCAGCGGGTCGTGCCTGATCTCCGAGGACGCCTGGACGGGCGGCAGCGGGCGGCGGTCGGGGGCGTCGCGCACGGCGTCGTCGGCGAGGTCGTAGTAGATCAGGTCGCGGCCGTCGGCGAGTCGGGTTGCGGTTCTCTTCATCACCCAATCCAGATCCAGCGCACTTCAACAGAAACCAACATAAGGAAGCATACCGGGGCCCCGCGCGTCAACGGACGGGAAGCGGGCCGCTCAGGCGCCGCGGGCGCCGTCCCGCGCCGCGAGGTGGTCGGCCAGGCCCGTGCGGACCGCGAGGGCCGCGGCTTCGAGGCGCGAGGCCGTTCCGAGCTTGGTCAGCAGCCGCTGCACGTGGGTGCGCGCCGTGCTCGGCGCGACGCCGAGGCCCGCAGCGATGCGCCGGGTGTCCTCGCCCTCGACGATGCGCACCAGCACGTCGGCCTCGCGTTCGGTGAGCAGCGCCGCGAGCCTGGCCCCCTCGGCCTCCACGCCGGAACGCGGGTGCAGCAGTTCGGCGAACGCGTCCCGCAGCAGTTGCGGCGCCACCGCCGCCTCCCCCGCCTTGGCCTTCACCATGGCGCGTTCCACGCCCTCGATCCGCTCGTCGTGCCGCACGTAGCCGCGCGCGCCCGCCGCGAACGCCGCCGCCACGCCCCGCGGGCTCGGCACGGGACCGAGCACGACGACCGCGACCCGCGGGCACTCGCGCCTGATGCGCCGCACGGGGTCGAGGGCGCCCGGCGCCTCCGGCTCGCGCGAGCCGAGCAGGCACACGTCCGGCTGCTTGCCGACGACCAGGTCGGCCCCCCGCCCCGCGGGCGCGCCGGCGCCGAGCACCCGGTGCCCGCGCACCCGCAGGGCGGAGGCCAGCGCCTCGGCCACCAGCCTCCTGTCGTCGACGACCACGACCCGTACGCTCATCACGTCTCCCGCCACCGCAGTCGCCGCCCGGGTCGCTACCGGTAGACGAGGACGGACCGGACGTCCGCCCCATCACTGCTGTAGAACGACCGGTTGGCCAGCACCAGTGTGTTGTCCCGCCAGATGATGTGCTGATCGTGCACGAAGATGCCCGACATCAGGGCGTGCTCCTGGGGGCGGGCCGCCCGGTCGAGTGCCATGATCGGCCGCACCTCCTCCGTTGCCGGGTCGATCGCCACCACCATGCCCTCAAGCTCGGCGCTCGCCACCTGATAGGCCAGAATCTGGCCGTCCTGCACGCCGAACGGCAGGATCTGACCGCCGTTGATGGCCGGAACCTCCCACAGCGGCTGCCCCGTGCTCAGGTCGAACGCCTCCACCGCGTTGTCGCCGTAGGGCACGTTGCTCGGCAGGTAGAGGAACCCCTCGTGCTCGACGCCGAGCCAGCAGTTGTCGAACGAGTTCGTCTCGCACGGTCGCAGGTACCGGTCCTGGTCGTAGTCGAGTTCGCCCGCGACCTCCTCGTGGTTCTCGTCGATCACGAGGACGCGCGCGTGGTCGGCCGCCGTGTAGTCCTCGCCCACCGTCGCGGTCACCACCAGCGGGTCGACGGAGACGACCGACTGGACCTCGAACGGCTCGCCCTCGTAGGTCGGCCCGTAGGCCCACTCCCACAGCTCGGTGTCGCCGCTCTCGTCGGTGGCGCGGATGGAACCGCCCTCGTCCCCGGCGAAACCGCAGCTCAGCTGCGAGACGAACATGTCGTCCACGACCGTGTAGGCCGACTCGCGGCAGTCGGAGTTCGCCGGCGGCTGCCAGATCATCTCCTGCCGGCTGATGCTGAAGCCCAGGCCCGCGACGCCGGTGCCCACCGCGACCGTGTCGCCCAGGATGGCGGGCACGGAGCCGGCCGAGGTCGGCCACTCCGACTCGATCTGCATGCTCATGACCTCCGTGCCCGCCGCTATGTCGACCACGGTCAGCACCTCGCAGTCCCGCCCCTGGAGGAGCGCGACGCGGTGGTCCGACACGTTGCTCGACGGCAGGCAGCCGCCGCCGGAGAACTCGAACGGCAGGCTCCAGTTCTCCTGGCCCGTCGCGAGGTCGTAGGACACCAGCGAGTCGGGCGTGACCCGGACGAACGCGTCCTCGGTCAGCCAGGTGCCCTTGGCGTCGATGATGTTCTCCTCCTCGCTGACCTCGGGCGCGGGCACCTCCCAGGCCAGGGACGCGTCGATCGCCTCGGTGGGCAGCGGCAGCCCCGTCCCGTTCCCCGCCTCGCCGCGGGCCCCGCCCTCGGCGCCGTCGTCCGCGCCGTCGCCCGCGGCCTGGGCCGGGCTGTCCCCGTTCCCGCCGGTGAGCAGCCACACGGCGCCCCCGCCCCCCACGAGCACCGCGAACGCGGCCACCGCGGCGAGCACGACACCGCGCCGTCCTCGGCCCCTGGGCCCCGCGGGGCCGGGCGGCGGCGTCGCGAAGCCTCCGGTGGCGGGGCCGTAGGGCCCCGGCGCGGTGGGCGCGCCGAACGCGCCCCCCGGCGCGGCCGGGCCCGGCTGCCCCGGCAGGCCCGGCTGCTGGTACGGCGACGGGTAGGGCGCGGCGCCCGGGGACTGCGGGAAGCCGTAGCCCTGCTGCGGAGAGCCGTACGCCTGCTGCGGGTAGCCGTAACCGGGCTGGCCCGGCAGGCCGCCCGGCACGGCGGGCGGCGCGGACGCCGGCGTGCCGGGAGCGGGCGCGGGACCGCCCGGCGCGGACGCCGGCGTGCCGGGAGCGGGCGCGGGACCGCCCGGCGCGGACGCCGGCGTGCCGGGAGCGGGCGCGGGGCTGCCCGGGGCGGGAGCGGGCGCGGGGCTGCCCGGGGCGGGCGCGGGGCCGCCGCCGGGTTCAGGCTGCGGCGGTCCCGGCGGGTTCTGCGGCGGTGGCGGCGGCTGTGACATGGAGTTCCCCCTGGCCCGGCCGGTCACGGAAGGCGGCGCTCCGTGGCGGACGGCGGATGGTCGTTCTGCGTGGTCGGCGCCCGGCGGACCGGCACGACGGCACGTTGCTCCGTCCGAGCGAAGCTCTTTCTACCATCGGACACCGGTACGGCCCGCGCGGTTCCGCCCCGTTCCCCGCCGCCTTCCCGCCCGCCGCGGGCGCGCGGCTCAGCCCTCCTCGGCCAGCTCCAGCCAGCGCGTCTCCAACTCGTCCCGCTGGCCCGCCAGTTCCCTCAGGCGCGCGTCGAGGTCCGCCATGCGCGCGAAGTCCGTCGCGTGCTGTGCCATTTCGGCGTGCACCGCGCTCTCCTTCTCCCCGATGCGGTCGAGCTGCCGCTCGATGCGCTGGATCTCCTTCTGCGCGGCGCGCGACAGCTGCGCCGGCTTCGCCCCGGCCGCGCCACCGGAAACGGTTCCGGTGCCGGCGGCGGCACCGCCGTCCGCAGGCGCCCCCGCGCGGTCGGCGGCCGGAGCGGCGTCGGCCAGCCGCGCGCTGCGGCGTTCCAGGTACTCGTCGACGCCGCGCGGCAGCATCCGCAACGCCCCGTCGCCCAGCAGCGCGTAGACGCGGTCGGTGGTCCGCTCAAGGAAGAAGCGGTCGTGGCTGATGACGACGAGCGAGCCGGGCCAGCCGTCCAGCAGGTCCTCAAGCTGCGTCAGCGTCTCGATGTCGAGGTCGTTCGTCGGCTCGTCGAGGAACAGCACGTTCGGCTCGTCCATCAGCAGCCGCAGGATCTGGAGCCGGCGCCGCTCGCCGCCGGAGAGGTCGCCGACGGGCGTCCACTGCCGCTCCTTGCCGAAGCCGAAACGCTCGCACAGCTGCGAGGCCGTCATCTCGCGGCCCTTGCCCAGGTCGACGCGGGCCCGCACCCGTTCCACCGCTTCCAGCACCCGCCAGGTCGGGTCGAGTTCCCCGACCTCCTGCGACAGGTACGCCAGCCGCACCGTCTTGCCGACCACCACGCGGCCACCGGCGGCGCGCCCGTCGCGCAGCGCGCGCAGCAGCGAGGTCTTGCCCGCGCCGTTCACCCCGACCAGGCCGACCCGGTCGCCGGGGCCGAGCTGCCACGTGACGCCGGTCAGCAGCTCCCGGCCGCCGGCGGCCACCGTGACGTTCTCCAGCTCGTACACCGTCCGGCCGAGGCGCGCGCCCGCGAACCGCATCAGCTCGGCGTTGTCCCGGGGCGGCGGCACGTCCGCGATGAGCGCGTTCGCGGCCTCGATGCGGAACCTGGGCTTGCTGGTGCGCGCCGGGGCGCCGCGCCGCAGCCAGGCCAGCTCCTTGCGCATCAGGTTCTGCCGCTTGGCCTCCTCGCCCGCCGCGACGCGCGCCCGCTCGGCGCGCGCGAACACGTAGTCGCTGTACCCGCCGTCGTAGAAGTGCACCGCGCCGCGCTGCACGTCCCACATCCGCGTGCAGACCTGGTCGAGGAACCACCGGTCGTGGGTCACGACCACGAGCGCGGAACGGCGGGCCCGCAGGTGCGCGGCGAGCCACGCGATGCCCTCGACGTCGAGGTGGTTCGTCGGCTCGTCGAGCACGATCAGGTCCTGCTCGGAGATCAGCAGCTTCGCGAGCGCGATGCGCCGCCGTTCGCCGCCGGAGAGCGGGCCGATGACCGTGTCGAGGCCGTCGGGGAACGCCGGCAGGTCCAGGCCGCCGAACAGCCCGGTCAGCACGGACCTGACCGCCGCGTTCCCCGCCCACTCGTGGTCCGCGAGGTCCCCGATGACCTCCTGCCTGATGGTCGCGGCCGGGTCGAGCGTGTCCGACTGCGTCAGCACGCCGAGCCGCAGCCCGCCCGAGTGCGTGACCCGGCCGGAGTCCGGCTCCTCCTGGCGCGCGAGGACGCGCACGAGTGTGGTCTTGCCGTCGCCGTTGCGGCCCACGACCCCGATGCGGTCGCCCTCCCCGACGCCGAGCGAGACGCCGTCGAGCACCGTGCGGGTGCCGTACACCTTGCGGACGGATTCCAGGTTCGCGAGGTTCCTGGCGGGCTTGGCGGACTCAGGCATGGGACTCGATGGTAGTCGCCCCGGGAACGGGCCCGGCCGTCGCACGGGCGCGGAGGCTGACCCCGTTCGCCACGAGGGCCGCGGCGATCCCGGCGGCGGCCTCGGCGTCCGGCGCGAGGAACGCGCACGTCGGCCCGGAACCGGACACCAGACCGGCCGGCGCGCCCGCCGCCAGGCCCGCCGCGAGCGTGGCCGCGAGGCCCGGGCGCAGCGAGAGCGCGGCGGGCTGGAGGTCGTTGGCGAGCGCGGCGGCGAGCCCGGCGGTGTCGCCCGCGCGCAGCGCGGCGAGCAGCGCCGGGTCGGCGGCGGGCTCGGGCACGGCGGCTGCGCCGCGCAGCCGGTCGCACTCGCGGTAGACCTCGGGGGTGCCGAGGCCGCCGTCGGCGGGCGCGAACACCCAGTGGAACGTGCCGCCCACCGGCAGCTCCGTCAGCCGCTCGCCCCGGCCCTCGCCGAGCGCCGCGCCGCCCACGAGGCTGAACGGCACGTCGGAGCCGAGCCGCGCGCACAGCTCAAGCAGGTCGGCGCGCGGGGTCCGCGTGCCCCACAGGGTGTCGCAGGCCAGCAGCGCGCCCGCCGCGTCGGCGCTGCCGCCCGCCATGCCGCCGGCGACGGGGATGTCCTTGTCGATGTGCAGGTGCACGTCGGGCGCGAACCCGTGGTGGGCGGCGAGCAGTTCCGCGGCCCGCACCGCCAGGTTCCGGCCGTCGAGCGGAACGTGCTCGCTGCCCGGTCCCGAGCAGCTGATGCCGGGCCCCCGCCCGTCCGGCGCGGGCGTCGCCGTCACGCGGTCATGGATGCCGACGGCGAGGAAGACGTTGGCCAGGTCGTGGAAGCCGTCCGGGCGGCGGGGGCCGACGGAGAGCTGCACGTTGACCTTGGCGGGCACGCGGACGGTGACGGACCGGCCGGGCGCCGGGCGGGGAGGCTGTGACACCG
Above is a genomic segment from Streptomyces marincola containing:
- a CDS encoding collagen-like triple helix repeat-containing protein, with amino-acid sequence MSQPPPPPQNPPGPPQPEPGGGPAPAPGSPAPAPAPGSPAPAPGTPASAPGGPAPAPGTPASAPGGPAPAPGTPASAPPAVPGGLPGQPGYGYPQQAYGSPQQGYGFPQSPGAAPYPSPYQQPGLPGQPGPAAPGGAFGAPTAPGPYGPATGGFATPPPGPAGPRGRGRRGVVLAAVAAFAVLVGGGGAVWLLTGGNGDSPAQAAGDGADDGAEGGARGEAGNGTGLPLPTEAIDASLAWEVPAPEVSEEENIIDAKGTWLTEDAFVRVTPDSLVSYDLATGQENWSLPFEFSGGGCLPSSNVSDHRVALLQGRDCEVLTVVDIAAGTEVMSMQIESEWPTSAGSVPAILGDTVAVGTGVAGLGFSISRQEMIWQPPANSDCRESAYTVVDDMFVSQLSCGFAGDEGGSIRATDESGDTELWEWAYGPTYEGEPFEVQSVVSVDPLVVTATVGEDYTAADHARVLVIDENHEEVAGELDYDQDRYLRPCETNSFDNCWLGVEHEGFLYLPSNVPYGDNAVEAFDLSTGQPLWEVPAINGGQILPFGVQDGQILAYQVASAELEGMVVAIDPATEEVRPIMALDRAARPQEHALMSGIFVHDQHIIWRDNTLVLANRSFYSSDGADVRSVLVYR
- the galE gene encoding UDP-glucose 4-epimerase GalE; amino-acid sequence: MGKYLVTGGAGYVGGVVAAHLLRAGHAVTVLDDLSTGFRDGVPAGAEFVEGRVQEADKHLDPSFDAVLHFAACSQVGESVADPEKYWRNNVGGSLDLLRAMRDADVRTLIFSSTAAVYGEPESVPITEDAPTAPGNPYGASKLAVDHMITGECAAHGLAAVSLRYFNVAGAHLSDAGHQGERHDPESHLIPLVLQVAQGRRASVSVFGDDYPTPDGTCVRDYIHVDDLADAHLLALAAARPGEHLICNLGNGNGFSVREVVETVRRVTGHPVPETPAPRRAGDPAVLVASADRARERLGWRPTRTDLAAIVADAWDFARRGAAEQDREQDRGESA
- a CDS encoding response regulator transcription factor, whose amino-acid sequence is MSVRVVVVDDRRLVAEALASALRVRGHRVLGAGAPAGRGADLVVGKQPDVCLLGSREPEAPGALDPVRRIRRECPRVAVVVLGPVPSPRGVAAAFAAGARGYVRHDERIEGVERAMVKAKAGEAAVAPQLLRDAFAELLHPRSGVEAEGARLAALLTEREADVLVRIVEGEDTRRIAAGLGVAPSTARTHVQRLLTKLGTASRLEAAALAVRTGLADHLAARDGARGA
- a CDS encoding ABC-F family ATP-binding cassette domain-containing protein produces the protein MPESAKPARNLANLESVRKVYGTRTVLDGVSLGVGEGDRIGVVGRNGDGKTTLVRVLARQEEPDSGRVTHSGGLRLGVLTQSDTLDPAATIRQEVIGDLADHEWAGNAAVRSVLTGLFGGLDLPAFPDGLDTVIGPLSGGERRRIALAKLLISEQDLIVLDEPTNHLDVEGIAWLAAHLRARRSALVVVTHDRWFLDQVCTRMWDVQRGAVHFYDGGYSDYVFARAERARVAAGEEAKRQNLMRKELAWLRRGAPARTSKPRFRIEAANALIADVPPPRDNAELMRFAGARLGRTVYELENVTVAAGGRELLTGVTWQLGPGDRVGLVGVNGAGKTSLLRALRDGRAAGGRVVVGKTVRLAYLSQEVGELDPTWRVLEAVERVRARVDLGKGREMTASQLCERFGFGKERQWTPVGDLSGGERRRLQILRLLMDEPNVLFLDEPTNDLDIETLTQLEDLLDGWPGSLVVISHDRFFLERTTDRVYALLGDGALRMLPRGVDEYLERRSARLADAAPAADRAGAPADGGAAAGTGTVSGGAAGAKPAQLSRAAQKEIQRIERQLDRIGEKESAVHAEMAQHATDFARMADLDARLRELAGQRDELETRWLELAEEG
- a CDS encoding 4-(cytidine 5'-diphospho)-2-C-methyl-D-erythritol kinase produces the protein MSQPPRPAPGRSVTVRVPAKVNVQLSVGPRRPDGFHDLANVFLAVGIHDRVTATPAPDGRGPGISCSGPGSEHVPLDGRNLAVRAAELLAAHHGFAPDVHLHIDKDIPVAGGMAGGSADAAGALLACDTLWGTRTPRADLLELCARLGSDVPFSLVGGAALGEGRGERLTELPVGGTFHWVFAPADGGLGTPEVYRECDRLRGAAAVPEPAADPALLAALRAGDTAGLAAALANDLQPAALSLRPGLAATLAAGLAAGAPAGLVSGSGPTCAFLAPDAEAAAGIAAALVANGVSLRARATAGPVPGATTIESHA
- the galT gene encoding galactose-1-phosphate uridylyltransferase, producing the protein MKRTATRLADGRDLIYYDLADDAVRDAPDRRPLPPVQASSEIRHDPLLDERVGYAAHRQTRTYHPPADQCPLCPTRGERLSEIPADSYEVAVFENRFPSFSGAAGRCEVVCFTPEHDASFASLTEQQAALVLWAWTDRTAELSLLPGVEQVYCFENRGAEIGVTLAHPHGQIYGYPFVTPHTRRALRSVAAHKARTGQNLYDERLAAERADGRRVVLETAHWTAFVPHAARWPYEVHLYPRRRVPDLTALDDAERAEFPGVYLELLRRFDRVFGPEAPPTPYISGWHQAPFGIEDREDFALHLELFTIRRSPGKLKYLAGSESGMGAFVNDVLPEAAADRLREVAS